Within the Pseudoxanthomonas sp. YR558 genome, the region CGGCTGAGTTCCTGCCGGCGATCACGCGGCGAGTGGTAGGTCGGCACGACGGTCAGCAGCGGTCGGTCGGTCATCCGCTGCAACTGCTGCGCCGAACGGATACGCGGATCGAACCGAGCGCGCAGGAACAGCAGGCCCAGCGGAATGCCCACCGCCATCAGCAGGCCGCCAATGGCGAAATGCATGAAGCGCAGGCCGGTCGGACGCAGCGGCATGGTGGCCGGGTCCTGCACGCGCAGGGTCAGGCCGCGCTCCTCGCGATCGAGTTGCATGGAAACGCGCGCATTCTCGCGACGACGCAGCAGGTCCTGGTAGATGTCGCGGTTGACTTCGTAGTCGCGGGTCAGCTCGGCGAGCGCGCTCTCCGAGTCGGCAATGCGGCGGCTGCGATTGAGTTCGTCGCCCAGCATCGATTCCGCGATCGCCATGCGCGAGGCGGTGGCCGCCACTTCACGCCGGGTCTGCGCCTGCTGGCTGCGCAGCTCCTGGTAGAGCGGGTTCATCTGCGCTTCGTCGAACGGGCTGGCGCCCTGCGGTGCGGCCGCGCGGCGATTCTGTTCGTTGGTCATCGCCTGCTGAAGGTCGGCCATCTGGTGGCGCACGCGGACCACGTCGGGGTGCTGCTCGGTGTAGTTGAGCAGCAGCCGGTCCAGCTGGCCCTGCAGCTCGAGCAACTGGCCGCGATACAGGCTCTCGCGCGTCTGCACGGCGGTCACTGCGGATTCGCCCGAGAGCTGCGAAGCGATCGCGCCCTCGCGCGAACGCTGTTCCAGCAGCGACATGCGGGTCTGCTCGACCGTGGTGCGCAACGCGCTGATACGGGTGTTGGCGTCGGTGGCGCTGCCGGGCTGCGCATCGGTGTTGGCCGAGCGGTAGGACCGCAGGCGCTCTTCCGCCTCAAGCAGCTTGGCGTGGTAGTCCTGTACCTGCTTGTCGATGAATTCGTAGGCCTCGCGGCTCTCGCGTTCCTTCGCTGCCAGGCTTTCCTTGATGAACATCTCGCCGAGGTGCTCGGTGACATCGTAGGTGCGCTTGGCGTCGCTGTCGCGGTAGGTGATCTGGATCAGGTTCGGACGCGGGCTGGTGATCGCGATGCGGCCCTTGATCTGCTCCATCAGGCGGTCCTGCTCGATGGCGCTGGGCTTGTCTTCCAGCCAGCCACCGGTCTTCATCGCGTCTTCCAGCACCTTGCGGCTATAGATCACCTGGCGGGCGATGCCCGCGCGGTCGACGACTTCGGTGGCCACGGCGCGGCCTTCCAGCAGCGGCTGGATGATGTCGCTCTCCTGCGCCAGGATCGTGGTGGACGCGGTGTAGTTCTTCGGCAGCACCAGCAAGCCCACGACCAGCGTCAGCAGTGCGACGGCGGCGAAGATGCCGACCAGCGCGACCCGATGACGGCGCGCCTCGCGGATCAGGATGGGCGCCAGGTCGTTGGGAGAGAGCGCAGTGGACGGCGCAGCCGGCGCGGAATAGCCGCGCCGTGCGGGAAGGTTGCTCTGGCTCATCAGAAAGTACGCTCGGGGACCGTGATGACGTCGCCGGGCGACACGGTGTAGTTGGTGCTCAGGTCGCCCCGGTTGAGGATGCGGTCCAGGCGCACGGCGTAGGTGCGGGTTTCTTCGGGCGTCTTGCGATGCAGGTCGGAACGATCGGCGGCGGCGAACTCGGTGATGCCGCCGGCGGCCAGCACCGCGTCCAGCACGGTCATGCCGGGACGGTAAGGCAGCGAGACGGGCTGGCGGACGGCGCCGGTGACGCGAACACGCGAGAGGTATTCATGGCTGCGCAGGTCGGTGAGGATCACCGCCACCTGGGGATCGCGCACGTAGGTGGCCAGGCGCTCCTGGATATCCTTCGCCACTTCGGCCGGGGTGCGACCGCCGGCTGCGACGTCGCCCACCAGCGGCACGGAGATCATGCCGTCCGGACGCACGGGCACCGTGATGCCCAGTTCGGGGTTGCGCCACACCGAGACCTGCACGATGTCGTCGACGCCGATGTGGTAGGCATCGGTGGCCAACGTGCTGGTGGCGGGCGGAGCGCTCTCGCTGCCGGACGACGTCGCGCAGGACGTCAGGAACACGGCCAGGAGGAGGGCGCTGAGGCCGGTGAAGACGCGTTTCATCGAGGATCCCCTGTATCTGCTGATGCCCACTACAACGGGGGCAATGCGGGAATCCGGCCAATGCGGGACGCACGACGACGTCCGGCGGGGCGAGCCTCAGACCTGGTAGAACGCGCGGTACCACTCGGCGAAGCGACGCACGCCCGTTTCGATGGGTGTGGAGGGCGAGTAGCCGGTGTCGCGGCTCAGCGCCTCCACGTCGGCGTAGGTGTCGGGAACATCGCCCGGCTGCAGCGGCAGCAGCCGCTTCTCCGCCGTGCGGCCCAGGCACTCCTCCAGGACCTCGATGTAGCGCAAAAGCTCCACCGGCTGGTGGTTGCCGATGTTGTAAACGCGATACGGGGCGAGCGAGCTGGCCGGCGTCGGCGCCAGCGGGTCGTAGTCCGGATCGGCGCCGGGGACGCGGTCCAGGGTGCGGATCACGCCCTCGACGATGTCGTCGATGTAGGTGAAGTCGCGCGTGTGGCGGCCGTGGTTGAACACGTCGATGGGCTCGCCGGCCAGGATCTTCCGGGTGAACAGGAAAAGCGCCATGTCCGGCCGACCCCAGGGGCCGTAGACCGTGAAGAAGCGCAAGCCCGTGGTCGGAAGGTTGAACAGGTGGCTGTAGGTGTGCGCCATCAGCTCATTCGCCTTCTTGCTGGCGGCGTACAGGCTGACCGGGTGGTCGACACTGTCCTCCACCGCGAACGGCAGCTTGCGGTTGGCACCGTAGACGGAGCTGGACGAGGCGTACACCAGATGCTCGATACCGCGATGGCGGCAGGCCTCGAGGATGTTCAGGAAGCCCGTGATGTTGCTGTCGACGTAGGCCTGCGGGTTCTCCAGCGAATAGCGCACGCCTGCCTGTGCCGCCAGGTTCACCACGCGCTGCGGTTTGAAGTCGTCGAACGCGGCGTCCAGTGCGGCGCGGTCTTCCAGCGAGCCGCGCACGAAGCTGAAGCCATCCTTCGGCGTCAGGCGGGCCAACCGCGCTTCCTTCAGCGAGGGGTCGTAATACGCGTTGAGGTTGTCGTAGCCCAGCACTTCGTCGCCACGCGCGAGCAGGCGCTCGCTGAGGTGGGAGCCGATGAAGCCGGCGGCGCCGGTGACCAGTACGCGCATCAGGTACTCCTGGGGGAGGAAGGGATTACAGGCAGTCGTCCACCGCGTGGCGAGGCAGGGTGCGCTTCACGTCGAACACCACCGCGCCCGGCTTGCCGAAACCACGGATGCCGTCTGCACCACGCTCGCTGAATTGCCGGTGGGCGACGGCGAGGATGACGGCATCGTACTGGCCCGCCTGTGGCTCCGCCACCAGATCGAGCCCGTATTCGTGCTTGGCCTCGTCGGCACTGACCCACGGGTCGTGCACGTCGACCTGTGCGTTGTAGCTGCGCAGCTCGGCCACGATGTCCACCACGCGCGTGTTGCGCACGTCCGGGCAGTTCTCCTTGAACGCCAGTCCCAGCACCAGCACCTTCGCACCGGCGGTGGGCAGGTTGCGGCGCGCCATCAGCTTGGCCACGCGGCGCGCCACGTGGCTGCCCATGCCGTCGTTGATCCGGCGGCCGGCCAGAATCACGTCGGGGTGGTAGCCGATCTGCTGCGCCTTGTGGGTCAGGTAGTACGGGTCCACGCCGATGCAGTGGCCGCCGACCAGTCCGGGGCGGAACGGCAGGAAGTTCCATTTGGTGCCCGCGGCTTCCAGCACTTCGTGGGTGTCGATGCCGAGGCGATGGAAGATGAGCGCCAGTTCGTTGATCAGCGCGATGTTGACGTCGCGCTGGGTGTTCTCGATGACCTTCGCCGCTTCCGCCACGCGGATGCTGCTGGCCTTGTGCGTGCCAGCCGTGATGATGCTGCCGTACAGCGCGTCGACGAAATCCGCGACCGCCGGCGTGGAGCCGGACGTGACCTTCATGATGGTTTCCAGGCGGTGCTGCTTGTCGCCCGGGTTGATGCGTTCCGGGCTGTAGCCCGCATAGAAGTCCTGGTTGAAGGCCAAGCCGGATTCGCGCTCGATGATCGGCACGCAGGCTTCTTCGGTTGCACCGGGATACACCGTCGATTCGTAGATCGCGACGGCGCCCTTGCCGATGGCGCGGCCTACCGTGCGGCTCGCCGACTCCAGCGGCCGCAGGTCCGGGCGCTTGTAGTCGTCGATCGGCGTGGGCACGGTGACGATGAAGACATTGCACGAGGCCAAGGCTGCCGGATCGTCGCTGAACTCAAGCTGCGGCGTGTCGCGCAGTTCGTCGGCGGAGACTTCCAGCGTATGGTCGTGGTGTCCGCGCAGTTCGCTGACGCGCTTGCCGTTGATGTCGAATCCCAGCGTGGGGTATTTGCGGCCGAAGGCCACGGCCAGCGGCAGGCCGACATACCCCAGTCCAATCACGGCGATCCTGGCCTGGTCCAGGGTGGGCAGTGGAGCGTTCATCGATGTGGAAATCCCCTGTAGGTGTAGCGCTTAGAAGAGTCTATACGGTGGCGCGGTGCGGACGTTCCCCGGGTC harbors:
- a CDS encoding XrtA/PEP-CTERM system exopolysaccharide export protein, which encodes MKRVFTGLSALLLAVFLTSCATSSGSESAPPATSTLATDAYHIGVDDIVQVSVWRNPELGITVPVRPDGMISVPLVGDVAAGGRTPAEVAKDIQERLATYVRDPQVAVILTDLRSHEYLSRVRVTGAVRQPVSLPYRPGMTVLDAVLAAGGITEFAAADRSDLHRKTPEETRTYAVRLDRILNRGDLSTNYTVSPGDVITVPERTF
- a CDS encoding NAD-dependent epimerase — encoded protein: MRVLVTGAAGFIGSHLSERLLARGDEVLGYDNLNAYYDPSLKEARLARLTPKDGFSFVRGSLEDRAALDAAFDDFKPQRVVNLAAQAGVRYSLENPQAYVDSNITGFLNILEACRHRGIEHLVYASSSSVYGANRKLPFAVEDSVDHPVSLYAASKKANELMAHTYSHLFNLPTTGLRFFTVYGPWGRPDMALFLFTRKILAGEPIDVFNHGRHTRDFTYIDDIVEGVIRTLDRVPGADPDYDPLAPTPASSLAPYRVYNIGNHQPVELLRYIEVLEECLGRTAEKRLLPLQPGDVPDTYADVEALSRDTGYSPSTPIETGVRRFAEWYRAFYQV
- the tviB gene encoding Vi polysaccharide biosynthesis UDP-N-acetylglucosamine C-6 dehydrogenase TviB, with amino-acid sequence MNAPLPTLDQARIAVIGLGYVGLPLAVAFGRKYPTLGFDINGKRVSELRGHHDHTLEVSADELRDTPQLEFSDDPAALASCNVFIVTVPTPIDDYKRPDLRPLESASRTVGRAIGKGAVAIYESTVYPGATEEACVPIIERESGLAFNQDFYAGYSPERINPGDKQHRLETIMKVTSGSTPAVADFVDALYGSIITAGTHKASSIRVAEAAKVIENTQRDVNIALINELALIFHRLGIDTHEVLEAAGTKWNFLPFRPGLVGGHCIGVDPYYLTHKAQQIGYHPDVILAGRRINDGMGSHVARRVAKLMARRNLPTAGAKVLVLGLAFKENCPDVRNTRVVDIVAELRSYNAQVDVHDPWVSADEAKHEYGLDLVAEPQAGQYDAVILAVAHRQFSERGADGIRGFGKPGAVVFDVKRTLPRHAVDDCL
- a CDS encoding XrtA system polysaccharide chain length determinant, translating into MSQSNLPARRGYSAPAAPSTALSPNDLAPILIREARRHRVALVGIFAAVALLTLVVGLLVLPKNYTASTTILAQESDIIQPLLEGRAVATEVVDRAGIARQVIYSRKVLEDAMKTGGWLEDKPSAIEQDRLMEQIKGRIAITSPRPNLIQITYRDSDAKRTYDVTEHLGEMFIKESLAAKERESREAYEFIDKQVQDYHAKLLEAEERLRSYRSANTDAQPGSATDANTRISALRTTVEQTRMSLLEQRSREGAIASQLSGESAVTAVQTRESLYRGQLLELQGQLDRLLLNYTEQHPDVVRVRHQMADLQQAMTNEQNRRAAAPQGASPFDEAQMNPLYQELRSQQAQTRREVAATASRMAIAESMLGDELNRSRRIADSESALAELTRDYEVNRDIYQDLLRRRENARVSMQLDREERGLTLRVQDPATMPLRPTGLRFMHFAIGGLLMAVGIPLGLLFLRARFDPRIRSAQQLQRMTDRPLLTVVPTYHSPRDRRQELSRNAMSVGILALVILAYGLAFGLKQLAAA